One Megalobrama amblycephala isolate DHTTF-2021 linkage group LG15, ASM1881202v1, whole genome shotgun sequence genomic window, aaacagctgatttacactggaataatatttcactgtttttactgtatttctgatcaaataaatgcagcaaaaacattaataaactgacagacccaaacttttgagcagtatACCTTGATACCATGGTAAAGAAGCGTCTGAGAGCATGATGGGAGAGAGAGGTAGTGTGATATCGCTTTATTAAAATATGAACCATAATTATCTTACAGTATTTCTGATCAAACACACATGTGAACTCATGAATTAACCTGCTCTGAGTGACAGCTGGCTTACTGTAGCTGAAACGAGTCACATGTTCAGAGGTTATTGTGTGTCTAGTGCTGCGTCAGtctcatcttcatcatcttcatcatcagctGTAGGCTGCAGTTTATTGGGTCTGTTGTTGCGCCTGCAGACAGATGTTCAGACGGTTCaaaggtgagtgtgtgtgtgtgtgtgtgtgtgtgagtgtgtgtgtgagtgtgtgtgtgtgtgtgtgtgtgagagtgtgtgtgtgtgtgcgtgtgtgcgtgtgtgtgtgcgtgcgtgtgagtgtgtgtgtgtgtgagtgtgtgtgtgtgtgtgtgtgcgtgtgtgtgtgtgtgtgtgtgtgtgtgtgtgtgtgtgtgtgtgtgtgtgtttatacagCGACTAGAGTAAAGCATCTACTGCATATGTTGAATAACGATGACCCTACAGTTCGTGAAGTTGCCCGGCGTTCACTGTTGCTGGATCTGAGCAAACGCAAGGTCCCCTATGCTGCAGACGGAGAACCAAGCTTCCTCGGTTTCCGGAAGAAACCTAGTGGAAAGCTGGATACTAGAGCCACGGGATTCGGAGTACGTTCGGATTGGCCCGATCTGAATGATTTGTGCAGCAATAACAATATACAGTTGAACTGGGCACATACTGGCGGGGAGCAGGTGAATATCAGTCAGGGGCAGATTATGGACCCAAATGTGTATGTCGAGGCGTCTATACATCACAATGGAACCAGCGAGAGGTTGAACAGCCGGACGTGCAGGTATGAAATCCTCCAATACTTTCATGCACAACAGCGTGATTACTGGGTTAACCTGCGCCTTCAAGGAAAAGAGCACAGATCATACAGTCTCACACTCTGCGTTACAAAATTCAGCAGTTAATGAAGATATCCtaaaatttgttattaaagctCGGCTGCAAACTCTCCCGACTAAATACAACCTCTCTTTGTGGTTCCCAAAACACCATGAACCATTCTGTTTACTACACAGCGATAAGATAATGGAATCTACAGCGCACATACTGAACGGATGCCCTGCGTTTAAAGGACTGTACATTGCGCGTCATGATCGCATCGTAAATATAACGGCTCAAGAACTGCGTAAAGTATCTGGACAAAGTGCAATACATACAAACAAAACTGTTAAAATTAGTTGGCTTTTAAACCTGGATGATAATAATATAAACTCCCTTAAAAGTGTTCTCAGAGAATACCCAAACACTCCAGACATTGTAGTCATCGATGAACTTTCTAAGAACATTCTGATTCTGGAAGTGGGCTGCTGTTTTGATCTTTACATGGACttgtgtttttctgagaaaatgTTGAAGTATCAGGCATTAACCAATGCTTTGGCAGTGTGTGGTTACAGGACCAAACTGATTATTCTTATTTTTGGTAGCCTGGGATATGTGCACAGATTATGTGTCAGAGGCTTGCAGATTGCTGGACTGAGTAAAAAGACCTCTAAGCAAACAGCCAGATATTGTTCTGTGTCAGCAATTATAGGCAGTCTGCATGTCTGGAGAAGACGATGTCATCTTTATCCATAGTCTACTTATTAATGTGGTTGTGACTGTTTGCATTGTCTGTTTTGTCAGGTGAAACATAATAGGCTCTTTGTGAATATTTGGATGCTGTGTTGTTTTAATCGGTATTTGCCAttccaaataaaataatcatatgtgtgagtgtgtgtgtgtgtgtgtgtgtgtgatgtccCTCTCACCTGAGGCCGCAGATCTCGGTGTGCAGCTGCTCGTTCAGCTCCTGCTGCTCCTCCAGGTCTCTCTGCAGCTTTTTCTTGCTGTTCTCCAGCCTCTCCATCTCCTCCTCGGCCTCGTCCAGCTGACGCTTCAGTGTTTTCAGACGCAGTGCCAGCTGCAAACACACGGTGTTCAGTGACGTCCCTCATCTCTACATTAACACAGTTTAACGCACTCCTAAAATACTTAAATTTATTCTGCATTGATCTGGATCCCTAAAGAGAGCCACAGTTCCCATCACTCCACAGTATGTGGGACGCTCTGCTGCCCCCTGCAGGACAGTGTGTGTGatgctttcctgtagctcagtggttagagcgtggcactagcaatgccaaaggtcatgggttcgatcccagggattgcacatactcagatacaaatgtatagtataatgcaatgtaagtcgctgtggataaaagcgtctgccaaatgcataaaaatgtaaatgtaaatgttctcTGGATCACCTGATCTCTCTGGTCCTGCAGCGACAGCCGCTCCTCCTCCAGGTGCAGCGTCAGCTCCTTCATGCGGCGCTCCAGCCGGCGGTTCAGCTGCTGCAGCTCTCCGTTCTCCCTGAGAGGAAAGAGACGTCAGACCTGCAGAAACCGCGCTGAAGAGATCTGTGTCATGTGTTTCCTCACTTCTCCTCTCCCAGCAGCCTCTCCTCCAGCTCGTGAACCTGGAGCTGGAGTTTGGAGATGGCGGCGTCCGTCCCGGAGCGCTGAGATCCCTCCAGCTGCGACACACGGCTCCGCAGATCCTTATTCTGCAGGACGGGAGATTTATGATCTTAAAGAAGACTCACACAAACCCGTCAGACGGCGGCTCCTAAACTCAGAGAACCGCTTGATCTGATGTGCTGAATGATCACCTGACGCTCCAGACGGATTCGGTCACATTCCAGGTCATGTCGAGCGGCTCGTTCCTGCAGCAGTTCTGCTCTCACCTGCTccatctgacacacacacacacacacacacacacacactcatataaTCTTCTCTTATATCACGTGTGTTTTATTCCTCTCCACAGAACAGAATTATATCAGTATTATGATTATGTATCATAACTCTTCAATATAATGCATCAACCCGTGTGTTACAGTGCAGGAAACAcacactgatgatgatgatgatgatgatgatggtgtgTGTTATTCTGAGCAGGTTCTTTGAGTCTGACTGGGATGAAACTGACCGACTCCAATTAGTGAAACACGGTTGAATGAAGAACGGAAATAGAGAAGCAGAACTAGAGACTCTTTGTGTTTATAGAGCTTGAACAGGGTCAGAAACACACAGTCCATTAAACACTGACCGCCATCACGACCTacttacacacacactaaccagaactctctgtgtgtgtgtgtgtgtgtgtgtgtgtgtgtgtgtgtgtgtgtgtgtgagtgtgagagtgtgtgtgtgtgtgtgtgtgtgtttgtgagtgtgagagtgtgtgtgtgtgtgtgtgtgtgtgtgtgtgtgtgtgtgtgtgagagagtgtgtgtgtgtgtgtgtgtttgtgagtgtgagagtgtgtgtgtgtgtgtgtgtgtgtgtgagagagtgtgtgtgtgtgtgtgtgtttgtgagtgtgagagtgtgtgtgtgtgtgtgtgtgtgtgtgtgtgtgagagagtgtgtgtgtgtgtgtttgtgagtgtgtgtgtgtgtgtgtgtgtgagagagtgtgtgtgtgtgtgtgtgtttgtgagtgtgagagtgtgtgtgtgtgtgtgagtgtgtgtgtgtgtgtgtgtgtgtgtgtgtgtgtgtgtgagagtgtgtgtgtgtgtgtgtttgtgagtgtgagagtgtgtgtgtgtgtgtgtgtgtgtgtgtgtgtgtgtgtgtgtgtgtgtgagagagtgtgtgtgtgtgtgtgtttgtgagtgtgagagtgtgtgtgtgtgtgtgtgtgtgtgtgtgagagagtgtgtgtgtgtgtgtgtgtgtttgtgagtgtgagagtgtgtgtgtgtgtgtgtgtgtgtgtgtgtgtgtgtgagtgtgtgtgtgtgtgtgtgtgtgtgtgtgtgagagagtgtgtgtgtgtgtgtgtgtttgtgagtgtgagagtgtgtgtgtgtgtgtttgtgagagtgtgtgtgtgagagagtgtgtgagagtgtgtgtgtgtgtgtgtgtgtgtgtgtgtgtgtgagtgtgtgtgtgagtgtgtttgtgagagtgtgtgtgtgtgagtgagtgagtgtgtgtgtgtgtgtgtgtgtgtgtgtgtgtgtgtgtgtgagtgtgagagtgtgtgtgtgtgtgtttgtgagagtgtgtgtgtgagagagtgtgtgagagtgtgtgtgtgtgtgtgtgtgagtgtgagtgtgagagtgtgtgtgtgtgtgtgtgtgtgtgtgtgtgagtgtgagagtgtgtgtgtgtgtgtgtgtgtgtgtgtgagtgtgagagtgtgtgtgtgtgtgtgagtgtgagagtgtgtgtgtgtgtgtgagtgtgagtgtgagagtgtgtgtgtgtgtgtgtgtgtgtgtgtgtgtgtgtgtgtgtgtgtgtgtgtgtgtgtgtgtgtgtgtgtgtgtgagtgtgagtgtgtgtgtgagtgagttgtgagtgtgcatgtgtagtgtgtgtgtgtgtgtgtgtgtgtgtgtgtgtgtgtgtgtgtgtgtgtgtgtgtgtgtgtgtgtgtgtgtgtacttgtatttattactttgttGGGCCCGGTGACCTGGAGCACACCAACAGTATGGGGTCCAACAGCCTTGTGGGGCCCAAAATAGTGGGCCCCACACCGTTTTTCATTTAAACTGCCTCAGTAGCCTGTCCTGATATGCCTCATGCTTTTTTTTCACTTACCCCACAAAGTGACAAAGTATGGTTACGTGTGTTACACACTTTTTGCTCTCTATCGCCCCCATATCTGAGAGTGGGGTATTGCAGCAGATACACACTACCGGAAGTGTGTGTCGTTTTAGCTCACGGAAGGGAGGAGCtgattagttttagtcataaaCAGTGTTAATTCCTTTTGTAAAATCTATAATTCAACATGTTTGGACTCTGTACCAACTGAAGAAACTCAACAGGTAacttatgtttatattatttgaCTGTGCATTTGATTTAGTTCAATTCCTACCCATATCGACAGAATGATGCTTAATGAAATACCATTTTAATCACACGGCTAATTGCTAATAGCCCACGGAAAGGGAGGGGCCATTTAAATGGGCTGTTTTACGGCATTTCAACCGGAAGTTCCACGCGGGTTAACACTGTACAAACGGAAGAACGTCTTCGTGTGAGCAACAGGTGggtttatattgtatatatatatatatttattatatactttttgaCTGTACATTTGATTTAGTTTCGTGTCAGTTCCTACCCAGTATGATGTTTAATGAAGTGACGTTACTTTTTTAATTAGATCGCTGGTGGCTAATAGCCCGTGGAAAGAGGGACACATCACATTTACTGCATTTTCACAAGGTTTAACGCTGTCCAACCGAAGTAACGTAATGTCTTCATGTGAATAACTGGTAGGTTTATAGTATTTGACTTCGTAACATGAGGTAGTTCGTTTCTCCATTTCGTTACGCATCAAATTGATGGTTAATAATGTGCTATTTTATTCAGATCGCTAGCTGCTAATCTGCTAATCGTTAGCTGATAATGGTGATGACAGAAtaagaaagaagcattttttttttaattgcagttGATAATTTGACTACGTTTTCTTGGTAAAATttatttagttaacattaaGCGTCATTGGTTAACATTTGTTAAgtaagttaacatgaactaatattaaatcaaaagttGTGCTTGTTAACATTATGTTCTGTGAATTACCATGACCTAATGAACGACTAtactttaattaacattaacaaagattaacaaatgctGTAATATATGTATTGTTCCTTGTTTGTACATTAATGCCAGTGACAACTCCACTTAGATCTTAAACCAATGAATATTACTTGAAATTGCTTGAGTTTTTTTCTCTTATGCTAAATTAATGCTGTTTTTTCACTGTGGGTGTGTCtgtgtatttttacttttttaacataGCCATAATGTCCAGAAGATGTAAGAGGATACGGCCTGCAGACGAAGCAAGGTCTTATATTTTGTCTTCAAGTGACAAGCCAGAGTTTGTGGAACGATTTATTGATAGAAACAAAGGTATATTACATGTGCATTTATC contains:
- the LOC125246764 gene encoding cingulin-like protein 1 isoform X1, which translates into the protein MEQVRAELLQERAARHDLECDRIRLERQNKDLRSRVSQLEGSQRSGTDAAISKLQLQVHELEERLLGEEKENGELQQLNRRLERRMKELTLHLEEERLSLQDQRDQLALRLKTLKRQLDEAEEEMERLENSKKKLQRDLEEQQELNEQLHTEICGLRRNNRPNKLQPTADDEDDEDETDAALDTQ
- the LOC125246764 gene encoding cingulin-like protein 1 isoform X2, with the protein product MEQVRAELLQERAARHDLECDRIRLERQNKDLRSRVSQLEGSQRSGTDAAISKLQLQVHELEERLLGEEKENGELQQLNRRLERRMKELTLHLEEERLSLQDQRDQLALRLKTLKRQLDEAEEEMERLENSKKKLQRDLEEQQELNEQLHTEICGLRRRLTQ